GACGTAGGTGGCCGGGAGGAGCTCTTCCTCCTCTCCCCCCGCGGCGCGCACCGTCCATGCGTCCGCGTGCGGAGCGAGCGTCGTGACGCGTGCGGAGGTCAGGAACCGCACACCCAGGTCGTCGGCTCGCGCGCGAAGCGCCTCGACGAGCTGGTCCATGCCACCCCGGAGGGCCTCGACGCGTGACCCGCCGGACCGCTGCGACCGCACCTGCGCGACTCCGCCCGCGAGCGAACCCGTGCGCGTGAGCGCCGTGCTGAGTCCGGGAGCCGCGTATTCGACGTCGACCTCCGCGGGAAAGAGCCCATGTCGTCCCCTCGTGAGGGGAGCGACGAGTCGATCGGCGACGCGATCGCCCATACGCCCCCGGACGAGGCGATCGAGATTGCGCTCCTGGCCGATCGTGAGGGGTGGTCGCAGACGGTCGAGGTACGCGCGCCACGCGCCGCTCCATCCGATGATGCGGCGCACCGCGGCATCCCACGGATTGGCGGGGATGCCGAGAACGGTCTCCGCCGGGAGCGGCACAGGACCCCCGGGGAGCCCCGACAGCCACGCCGGGAGCGGGTCCTCTCGCGTGACGGCACCGCCCAGCCCGAGTTCGTCGACGAGGTGGCCGACGCCCCCTCCGGCCGTGGACCAGCCGTCGGCGCCCAGGTCGATACGCGTCCCTCCGAGATCTGCGGAACGGACCGTACCCCCCAGCTCCGGACGAGCTTCGACGAGCGTCACGGGCAGGCCGACCTTCGCGCATTCGAGGGCGACGACGAGTCCCGCGATCCCGCCGCCGACCACGACGACAGGCGTCTCACGGGCCTTCTCGGCGAGGGACTCGACGGATTCAGGTTCGCTCACGTCTCCATCCTCGCGCGGCACGGCTCCGGTGGGAAACTGGACGCATGGCACTGCACATCACCGGAGACCCCGCCGCGGACGACCTGCTCACCCACGATCCGCTCGCCCTCCTCATCGGCATGCTCCTCGACCAGCAGGTCGCGATGGAAACCGCCTTCGCGGGTCCGCTCAAGATCCGCGAGCGGACCGGATCGATGGATGCCGCGACCCTCGCCGGCTACGACCCCGACGCGTTCGCCGCGGCGTTCAAGACGACACCGGCGGTCCACCGCTACCCGGGATCGATGGCGTCGCGCGTGCAGGCACTGTGCTCCGCGATCGTCGAGGACTGGGGCGGCGACGCCGCCGCGATCTGGACGCGCGACGACCCCGACGGGCCCACCGTCCTGAAGCGGCTCAAGGCGCTCCCGGGCTTCGGTGAGCAGAAGGCGAAGATCTTCCTCGCGCTCCTCGGCAAGCAGTACGGCTTCACGGGCGACGGATGGCGCGCGGCATCCGGATCCTACGGAGACGAGGGGTCGTTCCGCAGCGTCGCCGACATCGTCTCGCCCGAATCCCTCGCGAAGGTCCGCGCCTTCAAGCAGGAGATGAAGAAGCAGGCCAAGGCCTGATCAGGACGCTCACGCCCCCTTGAGACGCTCCGCGAAGAACGCGGTGAGCTCGGCGAGCGGAACGCGCTCCTGCGACATCGTGTCGCGATCGCGCACCGTCACGGCGTCGTCGTCGAGCGAATCGAAGTCGACCGTGACGCAGAACGGGGTGCCGATCTCGTCCTGGCGACGGTAGCGTCGACCGATCGCACCGGCGTCGTCGAAGTCGATGTTCCAGCCGTGCGAGCGGAGCTCGTCGGCGAGTCCGCGCGCGAGGGGGGAGAGACGTTCGTTCCGCGAGAGCGGAAGCACGGCGACCTTGACGGGAGCGAGGCGCGGGTCGAGCTTGAGCACCGTGCGGGTGTCGGTGCCGCCCTTCGCGTTCGGCGCCTCCTCCTCGTGATAGGCGTCGACGAGGAAGGCCATCATGGCGCGCGTGAGTCCGAACGACGGCTCGATGACGTACGGGATGTAGCGCTCACCCGAGGCCTGGTCGAAGAAGCTGAGGCTCTGCCCCGATGCGTCGCTGTGGCTCTTGAGGTCGTAGTCGGTGCGGTTGGCGACGCCCATGAGCTCGCCCCACTCCTTGCCGGCGAAACCGAACCGGTACTCGACATCGATCGTGCCGGCCGAATAGTGCGCGCGGTCCTCCTCGGGAACGTCGAAGCGACGCAGGTTCGCGGGGTCGACGCCCAGCTCGATGAACCAGTTCCAGCACGCCTCGACCCAGTGGTCGAACCACTCGCCGGCCTCGGCGGGCGGCGAGAAGAACTCGATCTCCATCTGCTCGAACTCGCGCGTGCGGAAGATGAAGTTGCCGGGCGTGATCTCGTTGCGGAAT
This genomic stretch from Microbacterium sp. SLBN-146 harbors:
- a CDS encoding HhH-GPD-type base excision DNA repair protein; this translates as MALHITGDPAADDLLTHDPLALLIGMLLDQQVAMETAFAGPLKIRERTGSMDAATLAGYDPDAFAAAFKTTPAVHRYPGSMASRVQALCSAIVEDWGGDAAAIWTRDDPDGPTVLKRLKALPGFGEQKAKIFLALLGKQYGFTGDGWRAASGSYGDEGSFRSVADIVSPESLAKVRAFKQEMKKQAKA
- a CDS encoding glycine--tRNA ligase, translated to MAEQSRLDKVIALARHRGFVFQAGEIYGGSRSAWDYGPLGTELKENIRRQWWQTFVRGRGDMVGLDSSIILPKRVWEASGHVATFTDPLVECLHCHKRFRADNLIEDFEARKGRPAENGLADVPCPNCGTKGQYTEPKAFSGLVKTYLGVVDDESGLYFLRPETAQGIFINFGNVLTASRKKPPFGVGQVGKAFRNEITPGNFIFRTREFEQMEIEFFSPPAEAGEWFDHWVEACWNWFIELGVDPANLRRFDVPEEDRAHYSAGTIDVEYRFGFAGKEWGELMGVANRTDYDLKSHSDASGQSLSFFDQASGERYIPYVIEPSFGLTRAMMAFLVDAYHEEEAPNAKGGTDTRTVLKLDPRLAPVKVAVLPLSRNERLSPLARGLADELRSHGWNIDFDDAGAIGRRYRRQDEIGTPFCVTVDFDSLDDDAVTVRDRDTMSQERVPLAELTAFFAERLKGA
- a CDS encoding NAD(P)/FAD-dependent oxidoreductase; translated protein: MSEPESVESLAEKARETPVVVVGGGIAGLVVALECAKVGLPVTLVEARPELGGTVRSADLGGTRIDLGADGWSTAGGGVGHLVDELGLGGAVTREDPLPAWLSGLPGGPVPLPAETVLGIPANPWDAAVRRIIGWSGAWRAYLDRLRPPLTIGQERNLDRLVRGRMGDRVADRLVAPLTRGRHGLFPAEVDVEYAAPGLSTALTRTGSLAGGVAQVRSQRSGGSRVEALRGGMDQLVEALRARADDLGVRFLTSARVTTLAPHADAWTVRAAGGEEEELLPATYVVVATDEPAAREVLTPHVPSLEAMPAGDGILDVVTLLVDDERLDEHPRGGSVYAIPGTGAATAVVHCSARWPWLAEHLGAGRHLLKVHFADGAPEAAVEAAVAAASSAFGLELGDRVVDARTDRYVTAGPPSALGGVARGRAARDAVRRVGGLEVTGAWISGSGLANVVPDAVDTAERIRRHALFGSTPAQ